The Geminocystis sp. NIES-3708 genomic sequence AAGCCAATAGGTCCTGCTAAAGAAACACTAGATCCTGCTAACAATATTACAGCAATCATCCCTCCAATTTTAATTAATAAGGTATTTTGCCCTAATCCCTTTGCGGTTTCTTCTCCTAAGCTAAGAATGGTAATTTGTCGAGCTAAAATCAACGCTAAAATTAAGCCGATGACAAAATAAGGAAATATATGTTTAATGAATTGTATATCCCTTCCAGTAATCGAACCTGCCAACCAAAAACGAATTTCATCGAGGGTGCGTTGATTTAAAATTAAAATGCCACTGGTAACAGAAGAACAAAAAACAGTAATGGTAGAACCTGCTAAAGTTAAACTCAGAGGAGATAAACCTTTTTTATTTAAAGAGGCAAAAAAGTAAACTGCGATCGCACTTAGAGTTGCTCCCAAAAAGGCAAAAAGACCTAAAATATTTGAACTAGGATTATCTAGTAAAAAAGTCATAGTAACAACGGCTAAAACTGCTCCACTATTGATTCCCAAAATGCTAGGATCAGCTAAAGGATTACGAGTGATACCTTGCATTAAACTTCCAGCAACTCCTAATCCTCCCCCTACTAATAAAGCAATAATCGCCCTCGGTAATCTAATTGTGGTAATAATTAAGTGAGATGTTGAGCCATCAAAAGCAGTAAAGGCTTGGGGTAAATCCAGCCAAGCAATATCCGCAACCCCAAAAGTTAAACTAGCTAAAAAACTCAGACATAACAAAACACAGGCAAATATAAAAGAAATTGTCAACGATAAAGGATATTTAGCAACTATCATCATTTTTAGGTCTAATTTTCTGCAAAACTCCTTAGTAAATTAGAATGAGACTTACACAGTAAATCAAATTCAGTGGTTTTTCCCTCTCGGTGAAACAGAGCTCGTCTAACAGTGTCTAAATCAAATAAAATCTCTCGTTTTAATTCATCCCTGATTAAACTTTGAATCCAACCGACAACCACTTTTCTAACTCCAAATGTCACTTTTTCCACTCGATG encodes the following:
- a CDS encoding iron ABC transporter permease translates to MMIVAKYPLSLTISFIFACVLLCLSFLASLTFGVADIAWLDLPQAFTAFDGSTSHLIITTIRLPRAIIALLVGGGLGVAGSLMQGITRNPLADPSILGINSGAVLAVVTMTFLLDNPSSNILGLFAFLGATLSAIAVYFFASLNKKGLSPLSLTLAGSTITVFCSSVTSGILILNQRTLDEIRFWLAGSITGRDIQFIKHIFPYFVIGLILALILARQITILSLGEETAKGLGQNTLLIKIGGMIAVILLAGSSVSLAGPIGFIGLIMPHLVRLLVGNDYRWILPFSILGGAILLLNADIVSRLIIKPQEVPVGLILPILGAPFFIYLIRKRIRG